In Cotesia glomerata isolate CgM1 linkage group LG3, MPM_Cglom_v2.3, whole genome shotgun sequence, one genomic interval encodes:
- the LOC123260771 gene encoding Golgi resident protein GCP60, which produces MASVDNDDPSSSAKITKDIEKLSVAGNDNQMENKIKNIYDDNKNHNNPENSEAKLDNKQDDEFKPHLTGFKIRDLYKIALNFYKEKEGKAVHLSYEDKLKLVAFTQQATHGKCTPENSPELGVLDVIGKDRRLAWQNLGDITKDQAMEGFVVLLDKLCPLFRTVVEAQKRNIEEQKRLKQAEAEKKLDDELREKEAAEDKKREEADRVQREYQRRQIQDALNQQTYYQFKAYAEQQYPGNPEEQGVLIRQLQEQHYHRYMQQLHQNRLMIDESVELDKKDPDQERERERERSREITAEDNQLKPDLKIMINDDNKTEIIIDNAKSLDKKKIDDDELDDDDNEDDENEPTNNKNKNDDEDSDDQPDWPPIETPKMWTRPGVDEFKKLIKRESGDAVIKVGHGETVTVRVPTHEDGSCLFWEFATDGYDIGFGVYFEWSKPDTNQVSVHISESEDDDDDEIYDSGEDLECGPGNEENRTELKTVAAPISVIIPIYRRDSQDEIYAGSHTYPGQGIYLLKFDNSYSLWRSKTLYYRVYYTRPGFANDSS; this is translated from the exons atggCGTCAGTAGACAATGACGATCCATCATCAAGTgccaaaataacaaaagataTAGAAAAATTGTCGGTGGCTGGCAATGACAATCAAAtggaaaacaaaattaaaaatatttatgacgACAATAAAAATCACAACAATCCTGAGAACAGTGAAGCTAAGCTAGATAATAAACAGGATGATGAATTTAAGCCACATTTGACCGGATTCAAAATTCGGGATCTTTATAAAATCGCGTTGAATTTTTACAaag aaaaagaAGGAAAAGCTGTGCACCTTTCATACGAAGACAAGCTTAAGCTAGTAGCGTTCACCCAACAAGCAACCCACGGAAAATGCACCCCGGAAAATTCTCCAGAGTTAGGAGTTCTCGACGTGATAGGAAAAGACCGTCGCTTGGCATGGCAAAACCTCGGAGACATAACCAAAGACCAGGCAATGGAGGGTTTCGTCGTTCTTCTGGACAAGCTTTGTCCTCTGTTCCGCACAGTAGTCGAGGCCCAGAAGCGGAACATCGAGGAGCAAAAACGTTTGAAACAAGCGGAAGCTGAGAAGAAATTGGACGATGAATTGCGCGAAAAGGAGGCTGCTGAAGATAAGAAACGAGAAGAAGCTGACCGGGTCCAACGCGAGTACCAGCGCCGCCAGATTCAAGACGCCTTGAATCAACAAACTTACTACCAGTTCAAGGCATATGCTGAACAGCAGTACCCGGGGAACCCGGAGGAACAGGGGGTGCTGATTCGCCAGCTTCAGGAGCAGCATTACCACCGATACATGCAGCAACTTCATCAAAATCGGCTGATGATTGATGAGTCCGTTGAGTTGGACAAAAAGGACCCTGATCAAGAACGAGAACGAGAACGAGAACGGAGTAGAGAAATTACTGCCGAAGACAATCAGCTCAAACCGGATTTGAAGATTATGATCAACGACGATAACAAAACCGAAATAATAATCGACAATGCCAAAAGTTTAGACAAGAAGAAAATAGATGATGATGAATTGGACGATGATGACAACGAGGACGACGAAAACGAACCGACtaacaacaaaaataagaaCGATGATGAGGATTCTGATGATCAACCCGATTGGCCGCCAATTGAGACACCCAAAATGTGGACAAGGCCCGGCGTGGATGAGTTCAAGAAGCTTATAAAGCGCGAAAGTGGTGACGCTGTTATTAAAGTCGGTCACGGGGAAACCGTTACTGTCAGAGTACCGACACACGAAGATGGCTCATGCTTGTTTTGGGAATTCGCTACTGATGGGTATGATATTGGATTTGGTGTTTACTTTGAGTGGTCTAAGCCTGACACCAACCAGGTCTCCGTTCATATCAGCGAGTCCgaggatgatgatgatgatgagatTTATGATTCTGGGGAGGATCTCGAGTGTGGACCTGGAAATGAAGAAAATAGGACGGAATTGAAGACTGTTGCTGCGCCTATCAGTGTCATCATTCCG ATATACAGAAGAGACTCGCAAGATGAAATTTATGCTGGAAGTCATACGTATCCAGGTCAGGGTATTTATCTTCTTAAATTTGACAATTCCTATTCATTGTGGCGTAGCAAAACACTTTATTATCGTGTTTACTACACAAGACCTGGTTTCGCAAATGATTcatcttaa
- the LOC123260757 gene encoding uncharacterized protein LOC123260757, with protein MNRDNEEQRPTSQTLCGALQKEANCKCLVLSVLIYGCLAAVTWCRCANITKIVINFSKYPLKSTRHVSPCDDGYIYIPVAFMGMLYLVYLVECYHSPIRIDLLHGESQDSVLSKLSQLRLAQPTIWWKAVSYHYVRRKRQITRYRNGDNYTTTQVYYERVNTHAATSFYFYDYCGVKDISKDLVMDPKIPITKINLSKGFAFSNMRSATEFEEARSRFFAEQELRDDYMEMREGLDLGYNFNTSTTLVAVLGRPWFTNTYVYWCLSALLLSWPLRIIIECKTQYANYQVTKLFGVNYDTPSSTQIHASPSQLSAPGSYMLAPSYSEALLMEPAASSSQSNHHENDHSSEMMVPSYSEALLYERAAGVSTSSTSTSQPDFNNEVACTVGKSTTTSSSLYAIVENPTVECNCHCHQLQIFDDDNDIDNDTHDSKIYCNNSNINSNGSLRGQSSPDIRACNNCSAYNNHLLINKTNSSGIPTYSHTNKIPRDVSAPNLHSYSSDLMRNNSLQVLRDNGRSLESILESEETISLREMDERARINTMRGAIPKKTRSNFSRKDSDVNDIEGGERSDKIPGSKTYFCLKSILKKKKRDKRRYTLVTTEELKYLNDSVGEGARDDGETVIFLQDSPERRRWAQIDQAKRDNPYRTLIFASPIHEVCRSNDPFIGDDNGKSQDELPDNNISDLPVLTRLGRSLTVLSESELPSANPHNTNNSNCSSNSKRKKLRSKHHRTMSIEPEYLQFFTSSDDASSPFPQTPNSNSNNSNNFTTTSNSGNYFVNNGTRLTRSLTERRSKSSVRDKFIRRSFTDERTDFGTKRINLNLETSL; from the exons GAATGCTTTATTTAGTTTACTTGGTAGAATGTTACCACTCACCGATACGAATAGATTTATTACATGGCGAAAGTCAGGACAGCGTTTTATCGAAATTGTCTCAGCTACGTCTTGCTCAACCTACTATCTGGTGGAAAGCTGTTTCTTATCATTATGTCAGAAGAAAACGTCAAATTACACGGTATAGGAATGGCGATAACTACACAACAACACAa GTATACTATGAGCGAGTAAACACACACGCAGCAACTTCCTTTTATTTCTACGACTACTGCGGTGTCAAAGACATCAGCAAGGATCTTGTGATGGACCCGAAAATTccaataactaaaataaatttgagtaAAGGGTTTGCATTTTCCAACATGAGATCTGCCACCGAGTTCGAGGAAGCGAGGTCGAGATTTTTCGCCGAGCAA GAATTACGTGACGACTACATGGAAATGCGTGAAGGTTTAGACCTAGGATACAACTTCAACACCTCAACGACCCTGGTGGCGGTGTTAGGGCGACCATGGTTCACCAACACCTACGTCTACTGGTGTCTAAGTGCTCTTCTGCTCAGCTGGCCACTGAGGATAATAATCGAGTGCAAAACGCAGTACGCAAACTACCAGGTAACTAAATTATTCGGAGTTAACTACGACACGCCATCTAGTACGCAAATTCACGCTTCGCCAAGCCAATTGAGCGCACCTGGTTCTTATATGCTGGCGCCCAGTTATTCAGAGGCGTTGTTGATGGAACCCGCTGCCTCATCGTCCCAATCCAACCACCATGAAAATGATCACTCAAGCGAAATGATGGTGCCAAGTTACTCAGAAGCGCTTTTGTATGAACGCGCTGCTGGTGTTTCGACATCTTCAACTTCAACATCCCAAccagattttaataatgaagtAGCGTGTACTGTCGGTAAAAGTACAACAACTTCTTCAAGTCTTTACGCAATTGTTGAAAATCCAACTGTTGAATGCAATTGCCACTGTCATCAGTTACAAATATTCGATGATGACAATGACATTGATAATGATACTCatgatagtaaaatttattgtaataatagtaatattaatagtaatggTAGTCTAAGAGGACAATCTAGTCCTGATATACGTGCCTGTAATAATTGCAGCGCTTATAACAATCATTTACTGATAAATAAAACCAATTCTTCAGGGATTCCAACTTATAGTCATACTAATAAGATACCACGTGATGTTTCCGCGCCAAATTTGCATAGTTATTCCAGTGACTTAATGAGGaacaatagtttacaagtgcTTAGAGATAATGGACGTAGTTTAGAGAGTATACTCGAGAGCGAAGAGACTATTAGTTTAAGAGAGATGGATGAAAGGGCCAGAATTAATACTATGCGTGGGGCCATTCCCAAAAAAACTAGGAGTAATTTCAGCAGAAAAGATTCCGATGTTAATGATATCGAGGGTGGGGAGAGGAGCGACAAGATTCCTGGGTCAAAAACTTACTTCTGCTTGAAATCGAttctcaaaaaaaagaaaagggaTAAGAGACGGTATACTTTAGTTACCACGGAAGAGTTGAAGTATTTGAATGATTCTGTTGGTGAGGGCGCCAGGGATGATGGCGAAACTGTTATTTTCCTGCAAGATAGTCCGGAGAGAAGGAGGTGGGCACAAATCGATCAGGCGAAACGTGATAATCCTTACag GACACTTATTTTTGCCAGTCCAATTCACGAAGTTTGCCGTTCAAATGATCCATTCATTGGCGACGATAATGGAAAGAGCCAAGACGAATTACCTGATAACAATATTTCAGATCTTCCAGTTCTAACGCGATTAGGACGATCGCTGACAGTTTTAAGTGAATCCGAGTTACCTTCAGCAAATCCTCACAACactaataatagtaattgtaGTAGTAATAGCAAACGAAAGAAGCTACGTTCGAAGCATCACAGAACAATGAGCATTGAACCagaatatttacaattttttacgtCTTCCGACGACGCGAGTTCTCCATTCCCACAGACTCCCAacagtaatagtaataatagtaataattttacaacCACCAGCAATAGTGGTAATTACTTTGTTAATAATGGCACACGGTTAACGCGATCTTTAACCGAAAGACGCTCCAAGTCATCTGTTAGGGATAAATTTATACGAAGAAGTTTCACCGATGAACGTACTGATTTTGGTACCAAGCGGATTAATTTGAACCTAGAAActtctttataa